CACCTGCGCTTCTCCCAGTCCATCCGCGGCATCCCGGTGATGGGCGCCGATCTCCGGCTGCACATCGACGGTGACACGGGCGAGGTGCTCGTGATCAACGGCCGCCTGGCGCCCCACGACGCCGTGACGATTCCTTGGAACTTCCTGCCGCCCAAGCAGGCGTTCGTGACGGCGCTCCGGGAGGCGGGTATCCACAACGGCCGGATGCTGGACATGCCCACGATGACCTATGTGCTCTCCCCCGAGAACAAACTGTACCTGGCCTGGGAAACCACCTTTGAGTACATGAGCGACCGCGGCCCCCGGATCGACCGCATCTTCGCCGATGTGACCACCGGTGACCTGGTGGAGCGTGTCGGCATCATCAAGGACGCCCTCAGCCGCAAGATGTACACCGCCAACAACGGCACGACGCTGCCCGGCACGTTGCTGTTCTCCGAAGGCGGCACGTCCACTGACACCACCGCCGTAACGGCCTACAACCACGCCGGTACCACCTATAATTACTTCAAGAACAAGTTCAACCGCGACTCCTTTAACAATGCCGGTGCGGTCATGACCACCTCGGTGCACGTGGGTTCCAACTACGTGAACGCTTACTGGAATGGCTCCCAGACCGCCTTCGGCGACGGCGATAATTCCCAGGCCAGCTCGCTGGCCAAGGATTTGGACGTCGTATCCCACGAATGGGGCCACGCCGTGACCGACTATACAGCTGACATGACCTACTCCAACGAACCCGGCGCCCTGAACGAGGCCTACTCCGACATCTGGGCCGCCAGCGTGTCGGCGTATGCAACGGGTGTGGTCGACAGCAACACATGGAAGATCGGCGAGGTTTGCTGGACCCCCAGCACCTCCGGTGACGCGCTCCGCTACATGAACAACCCCACCGCGGACGGCCAGTCGTACGACTATTATCCGGAACGCTACACCGGCACCTCGGATTACGGCGGAGTCCACCTGAACTCCGGCATCGGTAACCTGGCCTACTGCCTGCTCGTCCAGGGCGGCACCCATCCGCGTTCCAAGACCACCACCGTGGTCACGGGCATCGGCGTGGCCAAGGCCGAGCAGATCTTCTACCGCGCCCTGACCACCTACATGACCACGTCCACCAACTTCCAGGGCGCCCGGACCGCCACTGCCCAGGCGGCCACCGACCTGTATGGCGCCTCTTCGAACGAGGTGACTCAGGTCCACAACGCCTGGACCGCCGTGGGCGTGCCCGGTGCTCCGGTCAGCGTCATCACCCTGACCAACGGCCAGACGGTGAGCGGCCTGGGGGCCTCCACCGGCACCATGCTGATGTACAAGATTGCGGTCCCATCCGGCCAGACCTCCCTGGTGGTGACCACCTCGGGCGGCACCGGTGACGCCGACCTGTATGTGAAGCGCGGCGCCCAGCCGACGACCAGTTCCTATGACGCCCGCGGCTACACCAGCGGCAACGCCGAGACCGTGACCATCAGCAATCCGGTGGCCGGCGACTTCTACATCGGCGTGTATGCCTACGCAACGTTTGCCAGCGTCTCCCTGAAGGCCACCTACACCGGCTCCACCACCACCCCGGACTTCTCCTTGGCGGTTTCGCCCTCCACCTTGTCGGTGGCCCAGGGCGCGTCCGGTACAGCCACCGCCACCACCACAGTGAGCGGCGGCTTCAACTCAGCGGTTGCCCTGACGGCCTCCGGCGTGCCCTCCGGCGCCACGGCCACCTTCAGCCCGACCTCCATCGCCGCGCCCGGCTCCGGCACCTCCACACTCACCATCGCCGGCGGCACCGCCACGGCGGGCACCTACACCGTGACCCTTACCGGTACCGGCGGCGGCCTGACCAAGACCGCCACCCTGAGCCTGACCATCACCACGGGCGGCGGCGGCAACGTGCTGACCAACGGCGTGCCGGTCTCGAACCTGTCGGGTTCCACCGGCACCATGCTGATGTACACGATCGCCGTCCCGTCCGGCCAGACCTCCCTCGTGGTCAAGACCTCGGGCGGCACCGGCGACGCCGACCTGTACGTGAAGCGCGGCGCCGCGCCGACGACCAGCTCCTATGACGCGCGCGGCTACACCTCGGGCAACGCCGAGACCGTGACCATCAGCAACCCGGTGGCCGGCACCTTCTATGTCGGCGTGTACGGGTACTCCGCCTTCTCCGGCGTGACCCTCACGGCGACCTATTCCGCCTCCAGCGGCACGTCCATGAACGAGACCGAATCCAACAACACCACGGCCACGGCCAACACCATCAGCACTTCCGGCACCACCGTGACCGCCAAGATCGGCACCTCCACCGACGTCGACTTCTTCAAGGTCAGCCTGCCCGCCGGCAAGACCCTGGCGGTGGTGATGACCCCGCCGTCCACGAAGGACTACGACATCTACATCGCCAACTCCTCCGGGACCGTCCTCGTGCGCGGCCAGAACGGCACCGGTGCCGTGGAGAGCATCTCCTACAAGAACAGCGGCACCACCACGGCGACCTTCTACATCAAGGTGTACGGCTACAACAGCGCCTATTCTTCCACGCTGAACTACACCTGCAAGGCCACCTGGTAGAACGACCGAAACGTCCGATCCAAACGGCCCCGCCCGCAAGGGCGGGGCGTTTTTTTTGGTGAACGGTAAATGGTGAACAAAGAACGGTGAGTTGAGGAATGTGAAGGGAAAGGGGGGGCGGCGGTTCGCGACGCAGCCGGAGGGATGGATTGGGGATTACGGGGCGGCGGGCAGGGTAAGGGTGACGTTGACGGTGCCCGGCAGTATCGACGCGAGGAAGCGACAGCGGTTCAGCACGGCCATATAGGCGGCGGCCGCCGCCGATTCGCGGAAGCCCGGGTTGGGCCAGAACTCCACCTCCAGGCGACCGCCCAGCCGACGGCCGGCGTCGCGGAGATGCCCCAGATGGAGCACATCCTCGTCCACGGCGTCCCGCATCTGGCGGCGGGCCCGCCGGCGGATCCAGCCGATGGCCCAGCCGGGCGCCCAGTTCTCGTACAGGAACACCGCGCGGCCGCCGGGTGCGAGCAGGCGCAGCACCTCGGCCAGGATCCCGCCGTAGTCGTGCCGCTCGCCGAAGTGGTGGAGCGAGGCGAAGGCGAAGATGCGGTGGAACTGGGCGTCGGCGAAGGGGAGCGCGCGCACGGAGCACTCCCAAAGCTCGTCGATGCGCACGCCGAGGAGTTGCTCGTATGCCGCGGCGTAGAGCAGGGCGTCGCGGGCGATATCGGCGGCGACGACGTGGCAGTCCGGCTGCCGGCGTTTGGCCAGGCAGCTGGCCCAGCCCTGGCCGGCGCCGATTTCGAGGACCGTCTGACCCGGTTGGAGATCAAGCCGATCGGCGAGGAGTTGGAAGACGCGGATGAAGTTGGCCTTGGCCGTCAGCAGGTCAAAGAAGCCGGTGTCGCCGTGCGCGCGGCGGATGCCGCTGTAGTAGGCGATCTCCTTTTCCTCCGACGGCGTCAGGGGCGGCGCGGGAGCCGGGCGCCGGATCCGCCCGTCCTGTTCCGCCGTGATACCGCGCTGCAACCGGACCATGCCGTCTCCATCCGGCGAGAGTGTCGGCCGCGAGGCCGCGCCCATTATACGCGATCAGCCGCCGGCGTACCATCGCCGGTGCGCCGCCGGTGAGACAATGGGGTTGGGTTCGACGTCCGAATGCCCTATACTGGTGCCGTGAATGGAGCGCCCGACCCAGCCGCAACCGCCGCCTCCCGGAACGACCGGTCCGCCCTGGCCACCGCCGCCGCGGTCTTCCTGATCGGAGCGTTCATCCTCTACTGGCCGGCCCTGCAAGCTCCCTTCCTGTTCGATGACCTGTATCTCGTGTTTGACAACCGGCCGATTCTGAGCCTGGGCAACCTACCCGCCATGCTCCACCACAACCGCCCCCTCGTCATCCTGTCGTATGCGATCAACTACGCCTGGGGCGGCTACGCGCCGCTCGGGTATCACGCCGTGCAGGTGGCTCTCCACGGGCTCAACGCCTGGCTGGTGGCGATGGTGTTCCTGGTGCTGGCGCGCCGCTGGGGAGGCGCGGCGGGCGCGGCCCCGGCGACGCTCTGGTGGGCTCTGGGAGCCGGTGCGGTGTTCCTAGCCAACCCGCTGCTGTCCATGGCGGTGGTGCTGGTGTCGGCGCGGTCGGAACTCCTCTGCGCCGGCTTCTACCTGCTGGGATTGATCCTGTACCTGCGGCAACGGGACCGACCCGCGGGGATCGGCTGGCTGGGGGTGACGGCGGCCTACCTGGCGGCCGGCTTGTCGAAGGAGATGGCGGTCACGTTTCCGGCCGTCTGCCTGCTGATCGCGCTGCTGGATGGACGCACGCTCCGTCAGACCTGGCGGGAGGAGAAGAAGCTCTGGCTGGCGCTTGCCGTGGTCACGGCGGCGCTGCTCCTGAAGGTGCTCCAGTTCGACTGGGGCGAGACCGTGGGAGGTGGCGGGCTCCCCTTCACCCGGTGGGAGTACTTTCTGACCCAGGTTACCCTCGTGGCGCGCCAGGTGGGTGTGTTCCTTCTGCCGCTACCGGCCTGGCTCTGTGCCGACCCGGACTACCCGGCCGTCCGGAGCCTGCTGGACCCGCGCCTCCTGGCGAGCCTGGTGTTCTGGGCCGCCGCGCTGGCCGGCCTGGTCTGGGCGTGGCGCCGCCGCCGCCGGCTGGTGGTGCTGGCCGGCGTCATGTACCCGCTGGCCGGCGCGCCCACGTCCAGCATCATTCCCATCGCGGATCCGTTGATGGAGTACCGGATCTATGTGCCCGCCGTGTTCCTGGCCCTGCTGATCGCCGGCCTGGCCTGGCCGGCGGACGCGGCGCTGCGCGGCGATCGCCGGGACCGGTGGTGGACGGCGGCGGGCGCCGTGGTGCTCGGCCTTCTGGTGCTCGGGTTCGCTGGTCTGCTGCAGGCGCGCCTGCCCGCCTACCGCTCGCCACTGGCGTTCTGGAGCGACACCGCCGCCAAGGCGCCGGACAAGCCCCGCCCGAACTATAACCTGGCCGTGGTCCAGATGCGCCAGGGCCGACTGGAGAAGGCGGTCGCCGGCTTCCGGCGGGTGCTGGCGCTGGAGCCGGGCAACACGGACGCCCTGCTGCAGCTGGGCGACATCGCGCGCGATCGGGGCGACTACGCCGCCGCCCAAGGCCTCTACGAACAAGTGCTGCGCCGTCAGCCCAAGTCCGGCGTCGTCGCCAACCGCATGGCCTACCTGGCCATTCAGACCGGCCGGTACGACGAGGCATTCGCCCTGCTGGCGCAGTTCCCCCAGGTGTCGAAGGACGCCGGGTACTACCTCAACCTCGCCATCTATTTCTCCCGCACCGGGCAACTGGACCGCGCGGCGGCCATGTACCGCCAAGTCCTGGAGCTGGAACCCCACAACCCCGTGGCCTGGACCAATCTGGGCAACGTCTATCAGCGCAGTGGGCGGCCCACCCAAGCCGGCGAATGCTATCGGCGGGCGCTGTCGCTGGAACCCAACTACCACCTGGCGCATTTCAACCTGGCGTTGCTCTGCGCCCGCCTCGGCGAACTCGATCGCGCGCAGGCCTCGCTGCGCACCGTGCTGGCGCTCAACCCCGGGTTCGCCGCAGCGGAGCTGGAACTGGGCAACGTGCTGGCGTCGGGCCGGCGGTACATCCAGGCCGAGGGGCACTATCGCCGGTTTCTGGAGAGACAGCCGAACCATGCCGAGGGCTGGCGCCGGCTGGGTCTTGTGCTCGATGAGTTGGGCCGGACCGACGAGGCGGCGCAATGCCGCAAGCGGGCCGAGCGGCTGGACGGGCCGTCCCCGGCCCGTTGATCCGTTGCCGGCAGGAAATCCGTCATTTTAAATGGAGGTCGGGGGTTCGGCGGGATCCACGGGCCGGCCGGACGCCCGCCAGGCATCCAGGCCGCCCGCCAGCGGTCGGGCGCGGGGGAAACCCAATCGATGCAGCTTCAGGGCCATGGCGGCGCTCGACGCCTCACGGGGGCAGTTGCAGTACAACACCACATCCCGGTCGGACGGGATCTCCCCGCGGCGGCGTTCCAGCTCGGCGGCCGGGATCCGGTGGGCGCCGGGCAGGATCCCTCCGTCGGCGGCGATCTCGTCGGGGTGGCGCAGATCGATGACCGCGGGCGGATCGGCGCTCGCCAGCATCAGTGCCAGCTCGTCGACGCCGATCCGGGCCCGGTGAATCGTGCGCAGAAATCGCCGCCGGTGCCGGAATTTCAAAATCACATACACGGCCAGCGGGACGGCCAACAGAACGATGAGGAAGGCGCCCAGGCGCAGGCCCCAGCGGGCCAGCACCTCGAGCTGGGTGTGGAACAGGCAGCCCAGCACCATCCAGCCGCCGGCCCAGAGGATGATCCCGGCTCCGTTGCCGATCTGGAACACCAGCGGACTCATTCGGCTGGCGCCGGCAAGCGGCGGAGCGATGAGGCTCAGGCCGGGCAGGAACTTGGCCACCGCCAGCGTCCACGCCCCCAGCCGGTCGAACGCGCCCAGGGTGCGCCGCACGCAGGTGTCCGGTTCCAGCGCGATCCGGCAGAGCAGCCGGATCACCGCGTGACCCCGCCAGCGCCCCAGCAGGTACCAGCCGGTGTCGGCGATCACCGATCCGGCGAAGGCGGCGGCCAGCGCCCCCGCGAAAGAAAAGCGGTCGCCGGCAGCCAGCGCGCCCATGGCCAGCAGGCCCGGCAGAGCGGACACGGGCAGGCCCAGCTGCTCCACGAACACCAGGAGGAACAGGAAGAGGTAACCGTGCTGCAGCAGGAACTGGATGATCGCGTCCATGAACTTCTCTTGAATCGGCCGTTGACTCGGCATCCACCGCATGCCGGCTGCTTGGATGACGGTCATGGGGGGGTGCGGTTCAAGTCAGAGATGCCGGAGGACGAAAACAGGGCCGGACGTCCCGCCGCAGTTGGGACGCCCGGCCGATAGGATCAGGGGGCCTCGGCGAAGGCGACCTTGTGGCTGGCGGCCAGCAGCGGCGCCAGCAGGGCCTGCAGTTCGGCCATCGCCGGTCGCTCGAACCGGGTGGCCTTCAGGTCGAGCTGCGCGGAGAGCTCCAGGCGGTCGTCGCCGGCCGTCCAGGCCCAGCGGCTGGAGCCGGCGGCGTTGGCCACCGTCTGGGGCGGCGCCGTCACCCAGCGGCGGGCTTTCAGCGTCCGCACCGTGAGGTGCATCCGGACGCGCACGGGTGCCGGCAGGCTGAGCCGCGTGCAGCGCTCCGCCGCGGCGACGAGCGCCGGCAGTTGGAGGTAATCGGCCAGGGCGTCGGTCAGGGTCAGCCGGTCGTCCGCCAGCGCGGCGGTCACCGTCCCCGTCTGGACCACGCGCTGGGGCGTGGCGTGTGTGGTCTCGACGCCGGACGCCTTGGCGCCGGCCAATGGGAGCAGGCGGGCCAGTGCCGCCGCTGCGGGCGGATGGTCCACGGCCAGCAGGGCGGGGCCCTCCAGTGCGCCGCCTTCGGATTCCGTCAGGTCAATCCAGAGCTCCACTACCGTCGGAGCGGGCTCGGCAAGAACCCGGCCGTCGAGGGCCACCGGGACTCGCCCGTCCGCCGGCAGGCTGGCCGGGCAGACCGGCCCGTTCGGTGTCAGCACGGCCCAGCCGGGATCGTCGAGCAGCGGCTGGCCGTCGACGATTTCGGCGAGCGCCGCCACCTGGTGTTCCACGCGGTAGTGGTCCAGTACCGCGGCGGCCAGGGCGGCCGACTCCAGCGGCGTGGCGTAGCCCGACCGCCAGACGGCCGGCAGCGCCCGCAGGGTATAGGCGGTGCGCTCCGCGTTCAGCGCCACCGGCGCCAGTCGCTCGTTCAGCAGGTGGCGGAGGCGCGTCAGGATCTCGCCGGGCAGGGCGTCGGGGCCCAGCTTCAGCTCGGCAAGCAGGTCGGGCAGTCCGTCACGCGACTGGGCCGCGATGGCCGCGCGCGCGGCGGCCAGCGGGCTGCGCAGCTCGAGGTAGACGAACGGCGTATCCGCCGCCGCGGTGAAGTGGTTGTCCTGAAGCAGCGGCGGGACGTCGGTCACCGTGAAGGCGTTGCGGCCGGCGCCGCGCGCCAGGCCGTGGGTCCGGACCGGGGCCGGCAGACGGCCCGCGACGGTCACGGTTTTCCGGCGGATGGGGTAGTAGCCGGCCATGCTTTCGTATACGGCCGTGCGGAACGGCCGCCGGTCGGCGATGACGTATTCGAAATCGATCGTGCAGCCGGGTTCGAGTCCGGTGTGGGAGACCATCTTCTCCCGCAGATGGGTGAAGTCGGGGGCGTTCTGGACGGCGAAGACGCCCTGGTCCAGGATGCCGTTGTCGGGGGTGGGCACGGCGGTGCCGTCGGCCTGGGTCGTCACCGAGCGGATGATCCGGATCTCCTCCAGGTCGGGATTGTAGGTGTGGAACCACTCGCCCCAACGGCCGAACGCCACGGCGTCGTGGACCTGGACCTTCTGGCGGACGTGGCGCTGCACGGCGCCGTCGGCGGCGATGGTGAAGGTCACGTGCTCTTCGATCACTTCCGCCGCGGCCTGGGCCAGCGCCGGCAGGAGCAGCGCGGCGGCGAGCAGGGTCATGATGATGATGCGTTTCATGGCCGCCTCCTTTTAGTAGCGGACGATCACGTACCGGCTCTCCGCGTCCTGGAAGGCGCCGATGGCGTCCTTGTACTCCTTCCAGGCGGCGGCCGGGTAGATCCGTTTCTTCAGCGACAGGGTGGTCTGGCGCCGCAACGTCGCGCCGTCGGCGGATGCGGCGAGCGCCAGTTCGGCGAATTCACCGCCGCAACGCTTCTCCGGCGCCAGCACCGATCGGTCGGCGGCGATGGCGCGGGGGAACTCCAAACTCTCGGTGATCCGGTACAGCTTCGTGCAGCGGCTCCGGAACCCGTACTCCCGGGTGTCGGTGTCGGGGAAGCGCATGTCGAGCTCGTTGTTGATGGGGTCGCGGCGGGCGTAGGTCAGCGCCGGGGAGCGCAACCGCCAGCCATCGCCGCCCCGCAGAGCGTAGCGCGGGATGACGCAGTCGATGGCCGCTTCCATGGGCTTGGCGATGTCGTTGGGGTCGCTGTACGCGAGGGCGGTGATCGTGACGTCGGGATAGAGGCCCTTGAGGATGCGGGTGAAGTACGCCTCGGTCTCCGGGCGGTGGTTGGCGCGGGTGGCGCGCCGCATCATCGCGTCGGTCTGCCCTTCCGCTTTGACGGTCAGCCGGCCGGTGAAGGTACCGTCATCGGCGATGGCCCCCGTCACCGCCAGGTCGTAGTAGTGGTTTTCCGGCGGTGAGTACGGAGTGGTTCTGAGAGGCTGGCCCTCCTTATAGCCCACGAGGTACTGCTGCTCCTGCTCGGCCGATGACCACTGTTCGCGCACCCAGGGCACCCAGGTCGGATCCAGCATCCGGAAGGTGCCGTCGCCCTGGCGCAGCGCCACGACGCTGTGGTTGAAGAAGTCGGCGGGGAAGTTGTCGATCCGGGCGCCGGCCATGGTCATGGCCGGATACGCCTCGAAGCCGGCGGCGCGGAGGAACGTGACCAGGAGGCTGGCCTTGTCCTTGCACACGCCGCTCCGGTCGCGGAAGATCATGTCGGAGGGGTGGAGGGTGTACCCCTCGCCCTCGCCCATGGACAGCCCGGAATACCGGATGTAGTGGGCCACCCAGTGGTTCAGGACGTCGATCTTCTCCTCGTCGGTGCGGCAGCCCTTGACCAGCTCGTCCACCTTGGCCTTGATCTCGGGCAGCACCTTGAAGCTGAAGTTCTCGTTGACGCCATAAAACCACTCCGATTTGTCCTCCCAGCGCACCGTCGTGGAGACGAGCAGCTTGAGGGCCACGTCGGAGGAGGCGACCATGGCCGGCTCTCGTTTCAGCGGTTCGACATCCTCGCGGCTGAAGATGTAACGCATGCCGGTGTCGGTGAACTCGGCGGCCGGCGCCAGCGTGCCGCCGTAGACGCGGTACTGGATCGGCTTGCCCGCCGGCACCTCCACGGCGTACCGGGTGCTGAGCACCGGGTGGTCGGCCTGCATCTCGACGATGTCGTAGAAATGGCCTTCCATGGGCGGCGCGAACCGCGTGTCGTCCAGCGCCTCCGCCAGGAGGGCGTAGGAGAAGCCCTTCTTCTCCAGCTCCAAGGTGACGACGTCGCCTTCGGCCAGCAGGCCGTAGGGAATCGACACGCGGACGTTGGGCCAGAAGATGGCCCGCGCCGGCTGGGGATAGCTCCGGACCGCGTCCAGGGGCACCTCACGGCGGGTGCCGTCGGGGCGGATCACGGCGGCGCTCGTCACCCGGATGCCCATGGTCAGCGGGTCGTAGAAGAAACTCAGCGTCTGAAACTCCCGGCAGCCCGCCGTCGAAAGTACCTTGACCGCCGAGCGCTCGACGCGGTGGCTCATGCCGTTGGGGTGCACCCGGACGTCGGCGTCGTTGTAGAGATGCACGTAATCCTGCTTGCCCTTGTACTGGTCCGCCTTGCGGGACAGCTCGGCCAGTCGATCGCCGGCCAGCGCCCAGCCGGCGGCGGCCGCCAGCACCAGGAGCGCGATGAATCGCCGCATACTGCCTCCTCGGGGAAAAATCGAAAGTGCATCTTAGCACCGCCGGTCGGCGGCGCCCAAGTGGAATCGCGGACAGCAGACATCGGAAATCGGACATTGGAATTCGGATATCGGACATCGTGCCGTGAAGTTTGGCGTTTCCGCAGCCCGCCGCGGGTATGAAAAACTTGAACTTCTTCGCCGGTATGCAATACGATGACACCATGCCGAGAGCCGCACACACACCGCTGGAAGCGGGCCTGTTCCTCCGGACCAGCAACGACCTGAACGCCCTGGCCGACCGGCTGGCCCGGATGGTCGCCGAAGCGCCGCTCGGCGATCCACTGCGCCCCGAGATCGTGGTGGTGCCCACCCGCGGCATGGGTCGGTGGCTGTCGCTCCGGCTGGCCCGCGCCACCGGCGTCTGCGCCCATACCCGGTTCATCTTCCCCAACCGGCTGGTGACCGACGTGCTGCGCCCGCTGGTTCCGGAAGCGGACGATCCCGCCCCGTTTGACCGGGACAACCTGACCTGGGCGGTGGCCGACCTGCTCCGCACCGACGTCGGACTGGCGGAGCGGCCGGAGACGGCGCCCATCCGGCAATACATCGGTGGCAGCGAACTCAGGCTCTACCAGTTGGCCAGCCGGATCGCCGACACCTTCGACCAGTACTTGGTGTACCGGCCCGATTTCATCCGGGCCTGGGAAACCGGCGGACGCCGTCTGCCCGGCGATGCCGAC
The Acidobacteriota bacterium DNA segment above includes these coding regions:
- a CDS encoding peptidase M4, with protein sequence MRRFWVALVVAVLLSGSILALNATGHPKMLQQEQVKALAQLPEVRTISVDKDGVPDFIAGRLGYLPSPDVDGAIDYVHSLSAVFRCTGQEELEPRDSQADEFGQLHLRFSQSIRGIPVMGADLRLHIDGDTGEVLVINGRLAPHDAVTIPWNFLPPKQAFVTALREAGIHNGRMLDMPTMTYVLSPENKLYLAWETTFEYMSDRGPRIDRIFADVTTGDLVERVGIIKDALSRKMYTANNGTTLPGTLLFSEGGTSTDTTAVTAYNHAGTTYNYFKNKFNRDSFNNAGAVMTTSVHVGSNYVNAYWNGSQTAFGDGDNSQASSLAKDLDVVSHEWGHAVTDYTADMTYSNEPGALNEAYSDIWAASVSAYATGVVDSNTWKIGEVCWTPSTSGDALRYMNNPTADGQSYDYYPERYTGTSDYGGVHLNSGIGNLAYCLLVQGGTHPRSKTTTVVTGIGVAKAEQIFYRALTTYMTTSTNFQGARTATAQAATDLYGASSNEVTQVHNAWTAVGVPGAPVSVITLTNGQTVSGLGASTGTMLMYKIAVPSGQTSLVVTTSGGTGDADLYVKRGAQPTTSSYDARGYTSGNAETVTISNPVAGDFYIGVYAYATFASVSLKATYTGSTTTPDFSLAVSPSTLSVAQGASGTATATTTVSGGFNSAVALTASGVPSGATATFSPTSIAAPGSGTSTLTIAGGTATAGTYTVTLTGTGGGLTKTATLSLTITTGGGGNVLTNGVPVSNLSGSTGTMLMYTIAVPSGQTSLVVKTSGGTGDADLYVKRGAAPTTSSYDARGYTSGNAETVTISNPVAGTFYVGVYGYSAFSGVTLTATYSASSGTSMNETESNNTTATANTISTSGTTVTAKIGTSTDVDFFKVSLPAGKTLAVVMTPPSTKDYDIYIANSSGTVLVRGQNGTGAVESISYKNSGTTTATFYIKVYGYNSAYSSTLNYTCKATW
- a CDS encoding class I SAM-dependent methyltransferase, translating into MVRLQRGITAEQDGRIRRPAPAPPLTPSEEKEIAYYSGIRRAHGDTGFFDLLTAKANFIRVFQLLADRLDLQPGQTVLEIGAGQGWASCLAKRRQPDCHVVAADIARDALLYAAAYEQLLGVRIDELWECSVRALPFADAQFHRIFAFASLHHFGERHDYGGILAEVLRLLAPGGRAVFLYENWAPGWAIGWIRRRARRQMRDAVDEDVLHLGHLRDAGRRLGGRLEVEFWPNPGFRESAAAAAYMAVLNRCRFLASILPGTVNVTLTLPAAP
- a CDS encoding tetratricopeptide repeat protein, whose product is MPYTGAVNGAPDPAATAASRNDRSALATAAAVFLIGAFILYWPALQAPFLFDDLYLVFDNRPILSLGNLPAMLHHNRPLVILSYAINYAWGGYAPLGYHAVQVALHGLNAWLVAMVFLVLARRWGGAAGAAPATLWWALGAGAVFLANPLLSMAVVLVSARSELLCAGFYLLGLILYLRQRDRPAGIGWLGVTAAYLAAGLSKEMAVTFPAVCLLIALLDGRTLRQTWREEKKLWLALAVVTAALLLKVLQFDWGETVGGGGLPFTRWEYFLTQVTLVARQVGVFLLPLPAWLCADPDYPAVRSLLDPRLLASLVFWAAALAGLVWAWRRRRRLVVLAGVMYPLAGAPTSSIIPIADPLMEYRIYVPAVFLALLIAGLAWPADAALRGDRRDRWWTAAGAVVLGLLVLGFAGLLQARLPAYRSPLAFWSDTAAKAPDKPRPNYNLAVVQMRQGRLEKAVAGFRRVLALEPGNTDALLQLGDIARDRGDYAAAQGLYEQVLRRQPKSGVVANRMAYLAIQTGRYDEAFALLAQFPQVSKDAGYYLNLAIYFSRTGQLDRAAAMYRQVLELEPHNPVAWTNLGNVYQRSGRPTQAGECYRRALSLEPNYHLAHFNLALLCARLGELDRAQASLRTVLALNPGFAAAELELGNVLASGRRYIQAEGHYRRFLERQPNHAEGWRRLGLVLDELGRTDEAAQCRKRAERLDGPSPAR
- a CDS encoding sulfurtransferase; translation: MDAIIQFLLQHGYLFLFLLVFVEQLGLPVSALPGLLAMGALAAGDRFSFAGALAAAFAGSVIADTGWYLLGRWRGHAVIRLLCRIALEPDTCVRRTLGAFDRLGAWTLAVAKFLPGLSLIAPPLAGASRMSPLVFQIGNGAGIILWAGGWMVLGCLFHTQLEVLARWGLRLGAFLIVLLAVPLAVYVILKFRHRRRFLRTIHRARIGVDELALMLASADPPAVIDLRHPDEIAADGGILPGAHRIPAAELERRRGEIPSDRDVVLYCNCPREASSAAMALKLHRLGFPRARPLAGGLDAWRASGRPVDPAEPPTSI
- a CDS encoding DUF3857 domain-containing protein, producing the protein MKRIIIMTLLAAALLLPALAQAAAEVIEEHVTFTIAADGAVQRHVRQKVQVHDAVAFGRWGEWFHTYNPDLEEIRIIRSVTTQADGTAVPTPDNGILDQGVFAVQNAPDFTHLREKMVSHTGLEPGCTIDFEYVIADRRPFRTAVYESMAGYYPIRRKTVTVAGRLPAPVRTHGLARGAGRNAFTVTDVPPLLQDNHFTAAADTPFVYLELRSPLAAARAAIAAQSRDGLPDLLAELKLGPDALPGEILTRLRHLLNERLAPVALNAERTAYTLRALPAVWRSGYATPLESAALAAAVLDHYRVEHQVAALAEIVDGQPLLDDPGWAVLTPNGPVCPASLPADGRVPVALDGRVLAEPAPTVVELWIDLTESEGGALEGPALLAVDHPPAAAALARLLPLAGAKASGVETTHATPQRVVQTGTVTAALADDRLTLTDALADYLQLPALVAAAERCTRLSLPAPVRVRMHLTVRTLKARRWVTAPPQTVANAAGSSRWAWTAGDDRLELSAQLDLKATRFERPAMAELQALLAPLLAASHKVAFAEAP
- a CDS encoding DUF3857 domain-containing transglutaminase family protein, which gives rise to MRRFIALLVLAAAAGWALAGDRLAELSRKADQYKGKQDYVHLYNDADVRVHPNGMSHRVERSAVKVLSTAGCREFQTLSFFYDPLTMGIRVTSAAVIRPDGTRREVPLDAVRSYPQPARAIFWPNVRVSIPYGLLAEGDVVTLELEKKGFSYALLAEALDDTRFAPPMEGHFYDIVEMQADHPVLSTRYAVEVPAGKPIQYRVYGGTLAPAAEFTDTGMRYIFSREDVEPLKREPAMVASSDVALKLLVSTTVRWEDKSEWFYGVNENFSFKVLPEIKAKVDELVKGCRTDEEKIDVLNHWVAHYIRYSGLSMGEGEGYTLHPSDMIFRDRSGVCKDKASLLVTFLRAAGFEAYPAMTMAGARIDNFPADFFNHSVVALRQGDGTFRMLDPTWVPWVREQWSSAEQEQQYLVGYKEGQPLRTTPYSPPENHYYDLAVTGAIADDGTFTGRLTVKAEGQTDAMMRRATRANHRPETEAYFTRILKGLYPDVTITALAYSDPNDIAKPMEAAIDCVIPRYALRGGDGWRLRSPALTYARRDPINNELDMRFPDTDTREYGFRSRCTKLYRITESLEFPRAIAADRSVLAPEKRCGGEFAELALAASADGATLRRQTTLSLKKRIYPAAAWKEYKDAIGAFQDAESRYVIVRY